A window from Paenibacillus polymyxa M1 encodes these proteins:
- a CDS encoding hybrid non-ribosomal peptide synthetase/type I polyketide synthase, with protein MLKKSSILEIIQQRVVEMPNQTIHTFLKDGELPSDLLTYAQLDLRAKAIASALQVKVKPGQRAILLFNPGIHYITALFGCLYAGVIAVPAYPPRLRHQSLDRGSLRICSIIQDSNPVILLTESGLLAQLEDCKEQVPELLTVLRLVVDHIPCGQANSYVPFDATSDMVAYLQYTSGSTSTPKGVMITHGNLLAQCHLMVQSLRYKEDSVSLIWLPPFHDWGLIEGIMLPVYNGHCGYLMDPVSFVQRPVRWLEAITQWKVTHGGGPNFAFDLCIQKVSPEQISELDLSSWGSVAVSAEPVRKDTLEQFASRFATCGFRRQALAPAYGMAETTLQVASSLNNGPSYVIADASELALNRIVDCNDETNGVALPSCGNAGWDTRILIVDPETLKVCPDNQVGEIWVAGSSVSAGYWNQPKETVDIFQAYTSETNEGPFLRTGDLGFLRNEELYFTGRFKDLIIVDGQNHYPQDIELTVEKSCSIVRRGAGAAFAVTTMGTEGVGVVYEIERSARKAKLDIEAIAHQIRETISGAHGISLVCLALIRPGSIPKTSSGKIQRSASRKAYENGLLNTIVSWSSLEQSQKKDRAIQVDHHKWGKYASPEKAETLERWICEQIAPRLDILPEEVNVRMPFSSLGLSSKETILLTSEIESYVGWKLSSTLLYEQSDIHELTKYLTERNSVNNRVNKLESNPPKPTDNVESVAIVGMACRFPGASDPEDFWQVLQRGEDCISEIPTDRWSLEKYYDADPDVPGKTYSRHGGFLSDIDVFDAGLFNISRPEAMEMDPQQRILLELSWEALERSGQSPDRLAGHPTGVFLGLSNSDYQRLQFMDIERLGPYAVSGGALSTAAGRISYCLGLQGPSIAVDTACSSSLMAVHLACQSLLNGECEIALAGGANLTIAPQLYISLSKAKMLSPTGRCHTFDSTADGYVRGEGCAVIVLKKLSDAQAAKDNILAVIRGSAANQDGRTNGLTAPNKAAQTSVIREALSNAGVLPNEVQYVEAHGTGTVLGDPIEMHALADALCEERNGENTLFVGSVKTNIGHLESAAGIAGLLKTVLSLQNRSIPKNLHFYQPNPYIDWNSLPIKVPTLNMPWQPGPSLRRIAGISSFGFSGTNVHVILEEAPSVVDKPITEPVDSSLQLLTLSASSEWSLRTLAERYGRFLQESPSVSLADFCHAANTTRADLQYRIAMVGATKEEMSAQLLLIDKRMDKPLSLTKTFKTPKIAFIFAGQGEAYPGMGRQLYETEFIFRKTINACDLTLQAFPAFQGRSIKAAILGEKEANNWMEDTSYVQPLLFAFQYALTELYRTWGIEPSAVSGHSLGEFSAACASGMLGWMDGLQLVAERGQLMQSLVEPGRMVAVMLGLAEVENLLAPYADRLSVAAINSAGNTVVAGDTEAIDQLCEHLNANRVDSRLLRVSHAFHSAKMDVVMEPFEAVATKYAYGAPQIPLIRNLTGTVWQAGVKPNAEYWRDHLRQPVKFAAGIQVLGGLGCDVFIEIGPTATLTHLISQTLINTVSLPSLRKGGDERRTLLETLGSLYSRGSILNWSGRNTRQSKKIALPTYPFDKKHYWSPSVTADWSNYREARGSELTSKAELSNILSSGFESTIEDHPYCDVRKEDINYIERILENGIDRTEALAAYLHDVLASMLMLSEQSLEDQQVMSTMGFDSLMAIQLRNRLKCDLGIDLSIALLMGEATIVSIASECARLVDLAINAGLQVEPEVIMRLDRKEKSFALSTSQMQLWLLQEIDPLTTAYNLPTGLRLKGTLQQDILHRCLQELLDRHEILRVRIDVVEGEPRQRVLAPEPMPLPIVDLRHLSLERAEQEARRIALEEASSPLDLNKNPLMRAQLIRLSDEDHILLLLFHHIVADGWSLVGVLLQELDLLYTAFLKGDDYPLPELRIQYVDYAQWQRSRLSATYLAPHLHYWKEHLEGASFEPCFPADRQRNAFTKHVGRRIHAYLSTDLIEAVNALSRAQNVTPFVTLVAGMKALLYRWTGREDLIIGTTVSNRTTDELEHLVGDFTNHLPLRTTVSAEKSALSFIQRVGNTVLNAFVHSECPFEKIVNAVNPDRYGNRNPLYDIAVVMHTFSDRATSLKIGPALDVSFIAPVAQIDNGTSELDLIFDLLETPKGLLIECEFDTEIFDATTIERFIQSYETLMWGLVTNPTCAVKDLPLLSETEKRRLITENRQNLIEFSPQACLHQLFEKQAQSHPDNVAVVCGDSQLTYEQLEVRSNYLARRLIDLGVGQGIGVGICTERSIETVIAILGVLKTGAAYIALDPVYPTEHLNFILSDSSATFVVVQETTRERALQLKGAQIICIDARVKPRLEDGKPLKVAVSPHDLAYVLYTSGSTGNPKGALITHYNVVRLFQATTDWYHFGEKDVWTLFHSYAFDFSVWELWGALLHGGKLVVVPYTTSRSPELFLDLLREQKVTVLNHTPSAFRLLIYAICQRSDSVPLGLRYVIFGGEALDPRQLVPWIERYGLDSPQLINMYGITETTVHVSYAPIQSIQEAILHPASIGMPIPDLQIHILDSSQRPLPLGAIGEICIGGAGVFQGYLNRPDLTESRLIKNPFDTRKLLYRSGDCGRMLPGGSLEYFGRGDGQVKIRGFRIELGEIEAVIKQHPMVQDCVLQVWEPTSEDRRLVAHVVAKPESAKTVLFGEQMEQEQVFQWQTVFDTTYGQGEAYEDPTLNITGWTSSYTNQPIPKNEMHAWVEHTVAQIKRLKADRILEIGCGTGMLLFRLAPGCTCYTALDLSDVALNYIRSQMATVGIEENKVQLLHRSADDLSGLVDHSYDTVIINSMMQYLPSIEYFINILHQAVQRVKPGGTIFVGDVRNAALLEIFHTSIQFFHAPEDMKLSRICAAAQHAVREENELLAEPEFFYALKRQIPQISHVEIYLKHGSCDSELVRYRYDVMLHISAEDAFSADSPECNPLVLDWQNESLTLSSLRSMIEQENPEALIVKRIPNRRLSSELGIWEQVMHGPKERTKLDVLPLLSTWTKEGIDPEELWAWEHELPYSVHVGCGDTADERHSFHAVLLHRGMSRQGKRFFLPEPIFEERPLISYANDPFQGTLARKLVPLLRTYVSERLPAHMVPSSFVILDKIPLTENGKLDHKALVEPDSERPELETVYVKPRNPIEEMLATIVSEILGIDQVGVNDNFFDLGGNSLLATQFVGRVRAAFMVEVRLVELFTSPTIALLSEHIADLLVQEVGSEILEEIALAEDAFE; from the coding sequence TTGTTAAAGAAATCTTCAATTCTGGAAATTATCCAACAACGTGTGGTAGAAATGCCAAATCAAACGATACATACGTTTCTTAAGGACGGAGAATTACCGTCTGACTTGCTCACCTATGCTCAGCTAGACCTTCGAGCCAAAGCCATAGCAAGTGCTTTACAGGTAAAGGTTAAACCGGGTCAGCGGGCGATTCTTCTTTTTAATCCTGGCATCCATTATATAACAGCGCTTTTTGGGTGTTTATATGCTGGAGTCATTGCGGTTCCTGCTTATCCTCCCCGTCTTAGACATCAGTCACTTGACCGGGGGAGCCTACGAATTTGCTCTATAATTCAAGACTCTAATCCCGTAATTCTGTTAACTGAATCGGGTTTATTGGCACAACTTGAAGATTGTAAAGAACAGGTCCCCGAACTCTTAACGGTGCTACGCTTAGTGGTTGATCACATCCCTTGTGGTCAAGCGAACTCCTATGTTCCATTTGATGCAACTTCGGACATGGTAGCCTACCTTCAATACACATCTGGTTCAACTTCCACCCCCAAGGGAGTAATGATCACGCACGGTAACTTGTTGGCACAATGTCATCTTATGGTGCAATCCTTGCGATATAAAGAGGACTCCGTTTCTCTTATATGGCTCCCTCCTTTTCATGATTGGGGACTAATCGAAGGAATTATGCTCCCAGTTTACAATGGGCATTGTGGATATCTGATGGACCCGGTCTCTTTCGTGCAGCGGCCAGTTCGCTGGCTTGAGGCGATTACACAGTGGAAGGTTACGCATGGTGGAGGTCCAAACTTTGCCTTTGATTTATGTATACAAAAGGTTTCGCCAGAGCAAATAAGTGAGTTAGATTTGAGCAGTTGGGGTTCCGTAGCAGTTTCGGCAGAGCCCGTTCGAAAAGATACGTTAGAGCAATTTGCATCAAGGTTCGCCACTTGCGGATTTAGACGGCAAGCGTTGGCACCCGCGTATGGGATGGCGGAAACAACCCTTCAAGTTGCGTCATCCCTAAATAATGGACCGTCCTATGTCATAGCAGATGCTTCAGAATTGGCCTTGAATCGAATTGTAGATTGTAATGATGAAACAAATGGAGTTGCCTTGCCATCCTGTGGGAACGCCGGTTGGGATACGAGAATTCTTATCGTTGACCCGGAAACACTTAAAGTTTGTCCCGATAATCAGGTGGGTGAAATATGGGTAGCAGGCAGCTCGGTAAGTGCAGGATATTGGAACCAGCCGAAGGAGACAGTAGATATTTTCCAGGCCTATACTAGCGAAACAAATGAAGGACCTTTTTTACGTACAGGTGATCTAGGTTTTTTACGGAACGAAGAATTGTACTTTACGGGGCGTTTTAAAGATTTAATTATCGTCGATGGGCAAAATCACTATCCACAGGATATAGAACTCACTGTAGAGAAAAGTTGCTCTATTGTACGCAGAGGTGCGGGCGCAGCATTTGCTGTAACGACCATGGGAACGGAAGGGGTTGGTGTTGTCTACGAAATCGAGCGTTCAGCTCGCAAGGCTAAACTTGACATAGAGGCGATTGCTCATCAAATTCGGGAGACGATCTCCGGCGCTCATGGTATTTCACTAGTATGCCTCGCCCTAATTCGTCCTGGAAGCATTCCAAAAACAAGCAGTGGGAAAATTCAACGTAGCGCCAGCCGTAAGGCTTATGAAAACGGGTTGCTGAATACTATTGTTAGTTGGAGTTCCTTGGAGCAATCTCAAAAGAAAGACAGGGCAATTCAAGTGGATCATCACAAATGGGGGAAATATGCCAGTCCTGAGAAAGCAGAGACGCTGGAGCGATGGATCTGTGAACAGATAGCTCCCCGGCTAGACATTCTTCCTGAGGAAGTTAACGTGCGGATGCCTTTTTCGTCTTTGGGGCTCAGCTCAAAAGAAACCATCCTTCTGACGAGTGAGATAGAGTCGTACGTCGGATGGAAGCTATCTTCGACGTTGCTTTATGAGCAATCAGACATCCATGAGTTGACGAAATACCTAACAGAGAGAAATTCTGTTAACAACAGGGTGAACAAACTTGAGTCAAATCCGCCCAAGCCAACCGATAATGTGGAATCTGTTGCGATTGTTGGAATGGCGTGTCGCTTCCCTGGAGCATCCGATCCGGAAGATTTCTGGCAGGTGCTTCAGAGAGGAGAGGACTGTATTAGCGAGATCCCGACAGATCGTTGGTCTCTGGAAAAATATTATGATGCTGATCCTGACGTGCCAGGAAAAACTTATAGCAGGCATGGGGGGTTCCTATCCGATATTGATGTCTTTGATGCTGGATTGTTCAATATCTCACGTCCTGAAGCAATGGAAATGGACCCGCAGCAGCGGATTCTGCTGGAGTTGAGTTGGGAGGCTCTGGAGCGTAGCGGTCAGTCGCCAGATCGTCTGGCAGGTCATCCTACAGGGGTATTTCTTGGTCTTAGCAACAGTGACTATCAACGGTTGCAGTTTATGGATATTGAACGACTTGGCCCGTATGCTGTTTCTGGCGGAGCGTTAAGCACGGCTGCAGGACGAATTTCATATTGCTTGGGACTACAAGGGCCTTCAATAGCAGTAGATACCGCCTGTTCATCTTCGTTAATGGCCGTGCACTTGGCCTGCCAAAGCTTACTCAATGGAGAATGCGAGATAGCACTAGCGGGTGGTGCCAATCTTACGATCGCGCCCCAACTGTATATTAGTCTCTCAAAGGCAAAAATGTTGTCCCCAACAGGACGATGCCACACCTTCGACAGTACCGCCGACGGGTATGTACGTGGGGAAGGTTGCGCAGTAATTGTATTGAAGAAGCTATCGGATGCTCAAGCTGCAAAAGACAATATCTTAGCGGTGATCCGTGGTTCGGCTGCCAATCAAGACGGGCGAACGAATGGTCTCACCGCACCGAACAAGGCTGCCCAGACTTCGGTTATACGCGAAGCGCTCAGCAATGCGGGTGTACTGCCGAATGAGGTCCAATATGTGGAAGCGCACGGTACAGGAACTGTATTGGGAGACCCTATAGAAATGCATGCTCTCGCAGACGCGCTTTGTGAGGAACGAAATGGGGAAAATACTCTTTTTGTCGGATCTGTAAAAACGAATATAGGTCATTTGGAATCAGCAGCTGGCATCGCGGGTCTACTAAAAACAGTTCTTTCGCTGCAAAATCGCTCTATACCCAAAAACCTCCATTTCTATCAGCCTAACCCTTACATTGATTGGAACTCGCTTCCTATCAAAGTACCGACACTAAATATGCCCTGGCAGCCAGGACCTTCTCTACGAAGGATCGCTGGAATCAGTTCATTTGGATTCAGCGGAACGAATGTACATGTTATTCTGGAAGAAGCGCCATCTGTTGTAGACAAGCCAATAACAGAACCTGTCGATTCTTCGTTACAACTGCTAACTTTGTCAGCGAGCAGTGAATGGTCGCTACGGACTTTGGCAGAACGATACGGGAGGTTTCTGCAAGAATCTCCGTCAGTTTCATTAGCAGATTTCTGTCATGCGGCAAATACGACGCGAGCTGATCTGCAGTATAGAATTGCTATGGTGGGGGCAACTAAAGAGGAAATGTCTGCTCAATTGCTCTTAATCGATAAAAGAATGGACAAACCACTCTCTTTAACAAAGACTTTCAAAACACCCAAAATTGCTTTCATTTTCGCTGGACAAGGAGAGGCGTACCCCGGTATGGGTCGGCAACTGTATGAGACGGAATTCATATTCCGAAAGACCATTAATGCTTGTGATCTAACGCTTCAGGCATTTCCTGCATTTCAAGGGCGATCAATTAAAGCTGCAATTCTTGGAGAGAAGGAAGCAAACAACTGGATGGAAGACACTTCTTATGTTCAACCGCTTCTTTTTGCTTTTCAGTATGCCCTAACTGAACTTTACCGCACTTGGGGGATTGAACCTTCTGCTGTGAGTGGTCACAGTTTAGGAGAATTTTCTGCTGCGTGTGCCTCCGGCATGTTGGGCTGGATGGATGGATTGCAATTGGTGGCCGAACGCGGTCAGTTAATGCAATCTTTAGTAGAACCCGGCCGCATGGTCGCTGTTATGCTGGGATTAGCCGAAGTAGAAAACCTGCTGGCACCTTATGCAGATCGTTTATCAGTCGCTGCTATTAATAGTGCAGGGAATACTGTGGTTGCTGGGGATACAGAGGCTATTGACCAACTGTGCGAGCATCTGAATGCCAATCGAGTGGATAGTCGACTATTGCGGGTTTCGCATGCTTTTCATTCTGCCAAAATGGATGTAGTGATGGAGCCATTTGAGGCTGTTGCGACAAAATACGCTTATGGAGCACCTCAAATTCCACTCATTCGTAATTTGACTGGGACAGTTTGGCAAGCTGGAGTAAAGCCGAATGCCGAGTATTGGCGTGATCACCTTCGTCAGCCGGTAAAATTTGCGGCGGGTATACAAGTGCTCGGTGGGCTGGGTTGTGATGTATTTATCGAAATCGGGCCAACAGCAACACTCACACATTTGATATCTCAGACTCTGATTAATACCGTCTCTCTTCCGTCATTGAGGAAAGGAGGGGACGAAAGAAGAACTCTTTTGGAGACACTAGGATCATTGTATTCGAGAGGATCTATTTTAAATTGGAGCGGCAGAAATACACGACAGTCAAAAAAAATTGCACTCCCTACTTATCCATTCGATAAAAAGCATTATTGGAGTCCATCAGTAACGGCTGATTGGTCAAATTACAGGGAAGCAAGAGGAAGCGAGCTTACAAGTAAAGCTGAATTAAGTAACATCTTATCTTCTGGATTCGAGTCAACGATAGAGGATCACCCGTACTGCGATGTGCGGAAGGAGGACATCAACTATATTGAGCGAATCCTTGAGAACGGAATAGATCGAACAGAGGCGCTAGCCGCTTATCTTCACGATGTGCTAGCTTCAATGCTAATGCTTTCAGAACAATCTCTGGAAGACCAGCAAGTGATGAGCACAATGGGATTCGACTCGTTGATGGCTATACAATTGCGCAATCGTCTGAAATGTGATCTTGGGATTGATCTATCCATCGCCTTGCTGATGGGGGAAGCGACAATAGTAAGTATAGCTTCAGAATGTGCTCGACTCGTGGACCTTGCGATAAACGCCGGTTTGCAAGTTGAGCCAGAGGTGATTATGCGACTGGACAGGAAAGAAAAATCGTTCGCGCTGTCGACGTCGCAAATGCAACTCTGGTTGCTTCAAGAAATAGACCCTTTAACGACTGCTTACAACTTGCCTACTGGCCTGCGACTGAAAGGAACGCTGCAACAAGACATCTTACACCGATGCCTTCAGGAGCTTCTTGACAGACATGAGATTCTACGGGTTCGTATTGATGTTGTTGAAGGGGAACCACGCCAGCGGGTACTTGCTCCCGAACCAATGCCATTACCAATCGTTGATCTTCGCCATCTCTCACTAGAACGGGCTGAGCAAGAAGCGCGCCGTATTGCTTTAGAGGAGGCCAGTTCTCCGCTGGATTTGAATAAAAATCCGCTTATGCGGGCGCAGCTTATAAGACTTAGTGATGAGGATCACATTTTGCTCCTCTTGTTTCACCATATCGTGGCAGACGGATGGTCTTTGGTCGGTGTATTACTACAAGAGCTGGATTTATTGTACACCGCGTTTTTGAAGGGGGATGATTACCCGCTTCCTGAACTGCGAATTCAATATGTTGATTATGCCCAGTGGCAGCGGTCACGATTAAGTGCCACTTATCTCGCTCCTCATTTGCACTATTGGAAAGAGCATTTGGAAGGGGCTTCTTTTGAACCCTGCTTTCCAGCCGATCGGCAGCGAAATGCCTTTACTAAGCATGTTGGGCGCAGGATACACGCTTACCTGTCAACTGATTTAATAGAAGCGGTGAATGCATTGAGTCGGGCTCAGAACGTTACTCCTTTCGTGACACTAGTTGCGGGTATGAAGGCTTTATTGTATCGCTGGACTGGCCGTGAAGACCTCATCATTGGCACAACTGTGTCCAATCGAACAACGGACGAGCTTGAACATCTGGTGGGTGACTTTACCAATCATTTGCCTTTGCGTACGACAGTGAGTGCGGAAAAAAGTGCTTTGTCATTCATTCAAAGGGTTGGAAACACAGTTTTGAACGCTTTTGTTCATAGTGAATGTCCTTTTGAGAAAATTGTTAATGCGGTTAATCCTGACCGTTATGGCAATCGAAATCCATTGTATGATATTGCAGTTGTTATGCATACATTTTCAGACAGAGCGACTTCGCTAAAGATTGGCCCTGCCTTGGATGTCTCCTTTATCGCTCCAGTGGCACAGATCGACAATGGTACGTCTGAGCTGGATTTGATTTTCGACCTTCTTGAAACTCCAAAAGGTTTGCTGATCGAATGCGAGTTTGATACCGAGATATTCGATGCTACGACTATTGAAAGATTTATTCAAAGCTATGAAACTTTGATGTGGGGGCTGGTCACTAATCCAACATGTGCTGTTAAGGACTTGCCGCTTTTATCAGAGACAGAGAAGCGTAGGTTAATAACAGAGAATAGACAAAATCTTATCGAATTTTCACCACAAGCTTGTTTGCATCAATTGTTTGAGAAACAGGCTCAATCTCATCCTGACAACGTGGCCGTAGTTTGTGGCGACAGCCAACTGACCTATGAGCAGTTAGAAGTCAGATCGAATTACTTGGCACGCAGACTCATTGATTTGGGAGTTGGGCAAGGGATTGGGGTTGGTATTTGTACCGAACGCTCCATTGAAACGGTTATTGCAATTCTTGGTGTTTTGAAAACCGGGGCTGCATATATAGCCTTAGATCCAGTGTACCCTACAGAACACTTAAACTTTATTCTCAGTGATTCATCAGCTACATTCGTTGTGGTACAAGAGACAACGCGTGAGCGTGCGCTTCAATTGAAGGGGGCTCAAATCATCTGTATTGATGCTAGAGTGAAGCCCCGGTTAGAAGATGGCAAGCCTCTTAAAGTTGCTGTGAGTCCCCATGACCTTGCTTATGTCCTTTATACGTCGGGTTCAACAGGAAATCCAAAGGGGGCACTGATCACACATTATAATGTCGTTCGGCTATTTCAGGCAACAACGGATTGGTATCATTTTGGAGAAAAGGACGTATGGACCTTGTTTCATTCGTATGCGTTCGATTTCTCCGTTTGGGAGCTGTGGGGGGCGTTACTTCATGGGGGTAAGCTGGTCGTGGTCCCTTATACTACAAGTCGTTCGCCAGAATTGTTTTTGGACTTGTTACGTGAACAAAAAGTAACGGTGTTGAACCACACTCCTTCTGCTTTCCGTCTTCTGATTTACGCGATTTGTCAGCGCTCTGATTCGGTTCCACTTGGTTTGCGATATGTAATTTTCGGCGGTGAAGCACTTGACCCTAGGCAACTTGTCCCTTGGATTGAGCGATACGGATTAGACAGTCCACAGTTAATTAATATGTACGGTATTACGGAGACGACGGTACATGTGAGCTATGCCCCAATCCAATCCATACAAGAGGCGATACTGCATCCCGCTTCGATCGGCATGCCAATACCTGATCTTCAGATTCATATTCTCGATTCTAGCCAGCGTCCACTGCCGCTTGGAGCTATAGGAGAAATTTGCATTGGTGGAGCTGGGGTTTTCCAAGGTTATCTGAATCGTCCTGATTTGACAGAATCTCGGCTGATTAAGAATCCATTCGATACACGCAAACTTTTATATCGATCGGGAGACTGTGGACGTATGTTGCCAGGAGGTTCGCTAGAATATTTCGGGCGTGGAGACGGGCAAGTCAAAATTCGTGGTTTTCGCATTGAATTAGGTGAGATTGAAGCTGTGATCAAGCAGCATCCAATGGTTCAAGATTGTGTGCTGCAGGTATGGGAACCGACATCAGAGGATCGCCGATTGGTTGCGCATGTCGTTGCAAAGCCAGAAAGTGCTAAAACTGTTTTGTTCGGAGAACAAATGGAACAAGAGCAAGTTTTTCAATGGCAAACCGTCTTCGATACGACCTATGGTCAGGGAGAAGCATATGAAGATCCTACCTTGAACATCACAGGTTGGACTAGCAGCTATACCAATCAGCCAATCCCTAAAAATGAAATGCATGCTTGGGTCGAACATACGGTAGCACAAATTAAAAGATTAAAAGCGGATCGTATTTTGGAAATAGGCTGCGGTACCGGTATGCTTTTGTTTCGGCTGGCTCCAGGTTGTACATGCTATACGGCTTTAGATCTGTCCGATGTGGCTTTGAACTATATTCGGAGTCAAATGGCAACTGTGGGGATAGAGGAAAACAAAGTGCAATTGCTCCATCGATCCGCAGATGACCTATCCGGACTGGTAGACCATTCGTATGATACAGTCATCATCAACTCCATGATGCAGTATTTACCGAGCATTGAGTATTTTATAAATATATTGCATCAAGCGGTGCAACGGGTGAAACCAGGTGGGACAATCTTTGTTGGCGATGTAAGGAACGCTGCTCTGCTAGAAATTTTTCATACCTCCATACAATTTTTTCATGCGCCGGAGGACATGAAGTTATCACGTATTTGTGCTGCTGCCCAGCATGCAGTAAGAGAAGAAAACGAACTGCTCGCTGAACCTGAATTTTTTTATGCACTCAAACGTCAGATACCGCAAATAAGTCATGTGGAGATTTATCTCAAACATGGAAGCTGCGACAGTGAGTTGGTACGGTATCGTTATGACGTGATGCTTCACATTTCTGCTGAGGATGCTTTCAGTGCGGATTCACCTGAATGTAATCCACTAGTGCTTGATTGGCAAAATGAAAGCCTCACCCTCTCTTCTCTACGAAGCATGATAGAGCAAGAGAATCCTGAAGCTTTAATCGTAAAGAGGATACCGAACCGGAGATTGTCCAGTGAACTGGGGATTTGGGAGCAGGTCATGCATGGACCCAAGGAGCGGACGAAATTGGACGTGCTGCCTCTGCTTTCAACTTGGACTAAGGAAGGCATTGATCCTGAAGAACTGTGGGCTTGGGAGCACGAACTGCCTTATTCCGTTCATGTTGGTTGTGGTGATACAGCAGATGAGCGCCATTCTTTTCATGCTGTCTTGTTGCATCGAGGGATGAGCAGACAGGGAAAACGTTTTTTTCTGCCTGAGCCTATATTTGAGGAGAGACCTTTAATTTCGTATGCAAATGACCCATTCCAAGGTACGTTGGCAAGGAAGCTTGTACCACTTTTACGCACTTATGTATCCGAGAGGTTGCCTGCTCATATGGTTCCATCTTCATTTGTGATTTTGGATAAAATTCCTCTTACTGAAAATGGAAAGCTAGACCATAAAGCTCTTGTCGAGCCCGATTCCGAACGGCCTGAGCTGGAAACTGTTTACGTGAAACCCCGCAACCCGATTGAAGAAATGCTGGCTACTATTGTTTCTGAGATTTTAGGTATCGATCAGGTTGGAGTGAATGACAATTTCTTTGATCTTGGAGGTAATTCACTGCTTGCCACCCAATTTGTGGGTCGAGTTCGCGCAGCTTTTATGGTTGAGGTACGTTTGGTTGAACTGTTCACCTCTCCCACGATTGCTTTATTATCCGAACACATAGCAGACTTGCTGGTACAAGAAGTGGGGAGCGAGATATTGGAAGAAATCGCATTAGCAGAAGATGCTTTCGAATAA
- a CDS encoding sigma-70 family RNA polymerase sigma factor: MQSESMYHVLTKMIEGDQKAFHTLYDATYKDVYRTVSFLMDHPQDREDIMNEIYMQMWTSLPNYDPSRPFHFWLHGLVIRQVQRFRVKSWRRFRIFERIRVFSREEHHWDQPTLRTDGTDPEISRAMHKLTDRQRTVIILRFYHDYTLEEIATLLDIPLGTVKSRYHAGLQSLRKQLGNLPLERMDKNNAY, translated from the coding sequence ATGCAAAGTGAATCTATGTACCACGTGCTCACAAAAATGATCGAAGGAGATCAGAAGGCGTTTCATACGTTGTATGATGCCACTTACAAGGATGTTTACCGGACCGTCTCTTTTCTGATGGATCATCCGCAGGATCGCGAAGATATTATGAATGAGATCTACATGCAAATGTGGACCTCGCTTCCCAACTACGATCCGAGTCGTCCTTTCCACTTCTGGTTGCACGGCTTGGTCATCCGACAAGTGCAAAGATTCCGGGTGAAAAGCTGGAGGAGATTCCGAATTTTCGAACGCATCCGTGTCTTTTCTCGGGAAGAGCATCACTGGGATCAGCCCACGTTGAGGACGGATGGGACAGACCCCGAGATATCGAGGGCCATGCACAAGCTGACCGATAGACAGCGAACGGTGATCATCCTCCGCTTTTATCACGATTATACGCTGGAGGAGATTGCGACATTACTCGATATTCCGCTGGGTACAGTCAAGTCCAGATATCATGCTGGTCTGCAGTCGCTTCGAAAACAATTGGGAAATCTCCCGTTGGAAAGGATGGATAAAAACAATGCCTATTGA
- a CDS encoding AbrB/MazE/SpoVT family DNA-binding domain-containing protein, which translates to MKSTGMTRPLDALGRIVIPKEMRRVLDYEIGDPIEFFLDEEAGILCLRKYIGVACMLCGSLEGLTYFRDSFMCVNCICELKSHPGSSKLPSPYPAAADDVYPKTKKRMYQSAPQMLDKLRRLIESDPNASQKEYAKQLGISQGRVSQLKKLL; encoded by the coding sequence TTGAAAAGTACAGGTATGACACGTCCCTTAGATGCGCTAGGTCGTATTGTCATTCCCAAAGAAATGCGGAGAGTGCTAGATTACGAGATAGGCGATCCCATTGAATTCTTCCTTGATGAAGAGGCGGGTATTCTTTGCCTTCGGAAGTATATTGGAGTTGCTTGCATGCTGTGCGGATCATTGGAGGGCTTAACTTACTTTAGAGACTCATTTATGTGTGTAAACTGCATTTGTGAGCTGAAGAGTCATCCAGGTTCCAGTAAATTACCTTCTCCCTATCCAGCAGCTGCAGATGATGTTTATCCGAAAACTAAAAAAAGAATGTATCAATCCGCACCGCAAATGCTTGATAAGCTTAGAAGGCTTATTGAATCAGATCCAAACGCCTCCCAAAAAGAATATGCTAAACAACTTGGTATATCGCAAGGGCGTGTTTCGCAACTTAAAAAATTACTGTAG